In the genome of Granulibacter bethesdensis CGDNIH1, one region contains:
- a CDS encoding DUF3311 domain-containing protein, with protein sequence MTKPSALTPSSKPVRHRAHPVRLLFLLPFVAMLAVPFYNRIEPSLGGVPFFYWYQTAWVFITAILAAIVYRAEHVADHKADH encoded by the coding sequence ATGACCAAGCCTTCTGCCCTCACTCCGTCGAGCAAGCCTGTTCGGCATCGTGCGCATCCTGTTCGTCTTCTGTTTTTGCTGCCCTTTGTCGCCATGCTGGCGGTTCCGTTTTACAACCGGATCGAGCCATCCCTTGGTGGGGTGCCGTTTTTTTACTGGTATCAGACGGCTTGGGTGTTCATCACCGCGATTTTGGCGGCCATCGTATATCGTGCCGAGCACGTAGCCGATCATAAGGCTGATCACTGA
- the atpC gene encoding ATP synthase F1 subunit epsilon: MAQTSLEIVSPEKRLLSRSVDMVVIPAAEGELGVLPGHAPMIVLLQGGTIRLYQNGQVTDRLYVAGGFAEITPERCTVLADQARPVAEISATEAEKRLADAEAAYATVDKLDITALDAAMESIQAARAMVEAARH, translated from the coding sequence ATGGCCCAGACCAGCCTTGAAATCGTCAGCCCGGAAAAGCGTCTCCTGTCCAGATCCGTGGACATGGTCGTGATCCCGGCTGCGGAGGGTGAGCTGGGCGTACTGCCCGGCCATGCCCCGATGATCGTGCTGCTTCAGGGCGGCACCATCCGGCTTTACCAGAATGGCCAGGTGACCGACCGGCTTTATGTCGCGGGCGGGTTCGCGGAGATCACGCCAGAGCGTTGCACGGTTCTGGCCGATCAGGCGCGGCCGGTCGCCGAGATTTCAGCAACTGAGGCCGAAAAGCGTTTGGCGGATGCGGAAGCGGCTTATGCCACGGTCGATAAGCTTGATATCACGGCCTTGGATGCAGCCATGGAGTCCATACAGGCGGCGCGGGCCATGGTTGAGGCTGCCAGACACTGA
- the atpD gene encoding F0F1 ATP synthase subunit beta: MASNNVGRVTQILGAVVDVQFDGELPFIQNALQTRIGDRTLILEVAQELGERTVRAIAMDSTDGLVRGAEVEDLGRPITVPVGPGTLGRILNVIGEPIDERGPVDAKKTYSIHREAPSFEEQAASAEILVTGIKVVDLLAPYLKGGKIGLFGGAGVGKTVLIQELINNIAKAHGGVSVFAGVGERTREGNDLYHEMIDAGVIKLGENTTEGSKVALVYGQMNEPPGARARVALSGLSIAEYFRDEEGQDVLFFVDNIFRFTQAGAEVSALLGRIPSAVGYQPTLATDMGALQERITSTKKGSITSVQAIYVPADDLTDPAPATSFAHLDATTVLNRAISEKGIYPAVDPLDSTSRSLDPRIVGEEHYKVARDVQRILQTYKSLQDIIAILGMDELSEEDKLTVARARKIERFMSQPFHVAEVFTGSPGVFVSIEDTVRSFKEIVEGKHDDLPEAAFLMVGTIEDARKKAEALKAKA, encoded by the coding sequence ATGGCAAGCAACAATGTCGGGCGGGTCACCCAGATTCTGGGCGCCGTGGTTGACGTGCAGTTCGATGGCGAACTGCCTTTCATCCAGAATGCGCTGCAGACCCGGATCGGTGATCGCACCCTGATTCTTGAAGTCGCACAGGAACTTGGCGAGCGCACAGTCCGTGCCATCGCCATGGACAGCACCGATGGTCTGGTGCGTGGCGCCGAAGTCGAAGACCTTGGTCGTCCGATCACGGTGCCGGTAGGCCCGGGCACGCTCGGCCGTATCCTGAACGTCATCGGCGAGCCGATTGACGAGCGTGGTCCGGTCGATGCCAAGAAGACCTACTCCATCCACCGTGAAGCCCCGTCTTTTGAAGAGCAGGCAGCCTCCGCCGAGATCCTCGTTACGGGCATCAAGGTGGTCGATCTGCTCGCCCCTTATCTGAAAGGCGGCAAGATCGGTCTGTTCGGTGGTGCAGGCGTCGGCAAGACCGTGCTGATCCAGGAACTGATCAATAATATCGCCAAGGCGCATGGTGGCGTGTCGGTCTTTGCCGGGGTGGGTGAACGCACCCGTGAAGGCAATGACCTGTATCACGAAATGATTGATGCGGGCGTCATCAAGCTCGGTGAGAACACCACCGAAGGCTCCAAGGTGGCGCTGGTCTATGGCCAGATGAACGAGCCGCCGGGTGCCCGTGCGCGCGTGGCGCTGTCCGGTCTGTCCATCGCGGAATATTTCCGTGATGAAGAAGGCCAGGACGTGCTGTTCTTCGTGGACAACATTTTCCGCTTCACGCAGGCCGGCGCCGAAGTGTCCGCGCTGCTGGGTCGTATTCCTTCCGCCGTGGGTTATCAGCCGACCCTGGCGACCGATATGGGCGCGCTGCAGGAACGCATTACCTCCACCAAGAAGGGGTCGATCACCTCGGTGCAGGCCATTTATGTTCCCGCCGACGACCTGACCGACCCGGCGCCTGCGACCTCCTTCGCCCATCTTGACGCGACGACCGTGCTGAACCGCGCGATCTCCGAAAAGGGTATTTACCCGGCAGTGGATCCTCTGGACTCCACCTCCCGCTCCCTCGATCCGCGTATCGTGGGTGAGGAACACTACAAAGTGGCGCGCGATGTGCAGCGTATTCTGCAGACCTACAAGTCACTGCAGGACATCATCGCCATTCTGGGCATGGATGAACTGTCTGAAGAAGACAAGCTCACCGTGGCCCGTGCCCGTAAGATCGAGCGCTTCATGTCCCAGCCCTTCCATGTGGCGGAAGTCTTCACGGGTTCCCCCGGCGTGTTCGTAAGCATCGAAGATACGGTCCGCTCCTTCAAGGAAATCGTCGAAGGCAAGCATGACGATCTGCCGGAAGCGGCATTCCTGATGGTTGGCACCATCGAGGATGCCCGCAAGAAGGCCGAGGCGCTGAAGGCGAAGGCCTGA
- a CDS encoding F0F1 ATP synthase subunit gamma: MASLKALRGRITSVKSTQKITSAMKMVAASKLRRAQQAAEAARPYAELMQRMLAALADNVAGSPSAPRILVGTGQDKVHLLVVISADRGLAGAFNTNVGRAARTLANRLESEGKTVKILTVGRKARDYLRRDLETRLLPETSLAGKKVLAFADALALSQQITARLDAGEFDVCTLVYNHFNSVISQTPGETQLIPAQVPQAAPADAGASSNGAKAVYEFEPDEETLLAKLLPQNLAIQIYRAILESAAGEHAARMTAMDNATRNAGDMIKRLSLTYNRTRQANITRELIEIISGAEAL; this comes from the coding sequence ATGGCGAGCCTGAAGGCGCTTCGGGGACGGATCACCAGCGTCAAATCGACGCAAAAGATCACCAGCGCCATGAAAATGGTGGCCGCGTCCAAGCTGCGACGTGCTCAGCAGGCAGCAGAGGCCGCGCGCCCCTATGCCGAGCTGATGCAGCGCATGCTGGCGGCGCTGGCCGATAACGTGGCGGGCAGCCCTTCTGCCCCCCGCATTCTGGTTGGAACCGGTCAGGATAAGGTCCACCTGCTGGTGGTCATTTCTGCTGACCGTGGTCTGGCCGGTGCGTTCAACACCAATGTGGGCCGTGCTGCCCGCACGCTGGCCAACAGGCTGGAATCCGAAGGCAAGACGGTGAAAATTCTTACCGTCGGCCGCAAGGCGCGTGACTATTTGCGTCGTGATCTGGAGACCCGTCTGCTGCCTGAAACCTCGCTGGCAGGGAAGAAAGTGCTCGCTTTTGCGGATGCGCTGGCCCTCTCGCAGCAGATTACGGCGCGGCTGGATGCGGGTGAATTCGATGTCTGCACGCTGGTCTATAATCACTTCAACTCCGTGATCAGCCAGACTCCCGGCGAAACACAGCTTATTCCGGCGCAGGTACCGCAGGCGGCTCCGGCTGATGCAGGTGCATCCAGCAACGGTGCCAAGGCGGTGTATGAGTTCGAGCCGGACGAAGAAACCCTGCTGGCCAAGCTGCTGCCGCAGAATCTGGCCATTCAGATCTATCGTGCGATTCTGGAAAGCGCTGCGGGCGAACATGCGGCGCGGATGACAGCGATGGATAATGCCACCCGCAATGCCGGTGACATGATCAAGCGTCTGTCTTTGACCTATAACCGCACGCGCCAAGCCAATATTACACGTGAACTGATCGAGATCATCTCCGGCGCCGAAGCGCTGTAG
- the atpA gene encoding F0F1 ATP synthase subunit alpha, whose translation MDIRPAEISEILKSQIASFDSEANVAETGQVLSVGDGIARVYGLQNVMAGELVEFPSAGLKGMALNLENDNVGVVIFGDDRQIREGDTVARTREIVDVPVGRGLLGRVVDALGNPIDGKGPLTDVTRTRVEVKAPGIIPRKSVHEPMQTGLKSVDALIPIGRGQRELVIGDRQTGKTTVILDTFINQKPINQGTDESKKLYCIYVAVGQKRSTVAQIVRTLEEQGAMEYSIVVAATASDPAPMQFLAPYTGCAMGEFFRDNAMHAVIAYDDLSKQAVAYRQMSLLLRRPPGREAYPGDVFYLHSRLLERAAKMNDAHGAGSLTALPVIETQAGDVSAYIPTNVISITDGQIFLETELFFKGIRPAVNVGLSVSRVGSSAQIKAMKQVAGSIKLELAQYREMAAFAQFASDLDASTQKLLARGARLTELLKQPQFTPYPVELQVAVIFAGVKGYLDAIPTDKVVEFERRLVAELRGAQKDILDAIRNDREVKSETEAKLRSFLEGFVKNFTV comes from the coding sequence ATGGACATCCGTCCTGCCGAGATCTCGGAAATCCTTAAATCTCAGATTGCTTCCTTCGATAGCGAAGCGAATGTGGCCGAAACGGGCCAGGTTCTGAGCGTCGGCGATGGTATCGCCCGCGTCTATGGCCTGCAGAACGTGATGGCCGGTGAGCTGGTGGAATTCCCCTCCGCCGGGTTGAAGGGCATGGCCCTGAACCTGGAAAATGACAATGTCGGCGTCGTGATCTTCGGCGATGACCGCCAGATCCGCGAAGGCGACACCGTCGCCCGTACCCGCGAAATCGTGGACGTGCCGGTTGGCCGTGGTCTGCTGGGCCGCGTGGTTGACGCGCTGGGCAATCCCATCGACGGCAAGGGTCCGCTGACGGATGTGACCCGCACCCGCGTCGAGGTGAAGGCCCCGGGCATCATTCCCCGCAAATCGGTGCATGAGCCGATGCAGACCGGCCTGAAGTCGGTTGACGCGCTCATCCCCATCGGACGTGGCCAGCGCGAATTGGTGATCGGTGACCGCCAGACCGGCAAGACCACCGTCATTCTCGACACCTTTATCAATCAGAAGCCGATCAACCAGGGCACGGATGAGAGCAAGAAGCTCTATTGCATCTATGTCGCGGTTGGTCAGAAGCGTTCCACCGTCGCGCAGATCGTGCGCACGCTGGAAGAGCAGGGCGCGATGGAATACTCCATCGTCGTCGCCGCCACCGCTTCCGATCCGGCTCCGATGCAGTTCCTGGCCCCGTATACCGGCTGCGCCATGGGCGAATTCTTCCGCGACAACGCGATGCATGCCGTGATCGCTTATGACGATCTGTCCAAGCAGGCTGTCGCTTATCGCCAGATGTCCCTGCTGCTGCGTCGTCCGCCGGGACGTGAAGCCTATCCGGGTGACGTGTTCTACCTGCATTCCCGTCTGCTGGAACGTGCCGCGAAGATGAACGATGCGCATGGCGCGGGTTCTCTGACGGCCCTGCCGGTGATCGAAACACAGGCCGGTGACGTGTCCGCCTACATCCCGACCAACGTGATCTCCATCACCGATGGTCAGATCTTCCTTGAGACCGAACTGTTCTTCAAGGGCATCCGCCCGGCGGTGAATGTCGGTCTGTCCGTCTCCCGCGTCGGGTCTTCGGCCCAGATCAAGGCGATGAAGCAGGTTGCCGGCTCCATCAAGCTGGAACTGGCCCAGTATCGCGAAATGGCGGCATTCGCCCAGTTTGCTTCCGATCTTGATGCCTCCACCCAGAAGCTTCTGGCCCGCGGCGCCCGTCTGACCGAGCTGCTGAAGCAGCCGCAGTTCACACCGTATCCGGTGGAATTGCAGGTTGCGGTGATCTTTGCCGGTGTGAAGGGATATCTCGACGCTATTCCGACCGACAAGGTCGTGGAGTTCGAGCGCCGTCTGGTGGCTGAGCTGCGTGGTGCGCAGAAGGACATTCTGGACGCCATCCGCAACGACCGTGAAGTCAAGAGCGAAACCGAGGCGAAGCTGCGCAGCTTCCTCGAAGGCTTCGTCAAAAACTTCACCGTCTGA
- a CDS encoding F0F1 ATP synthase subunit delta: MASNGANESGAAVTGIPQREAKHVSGTAVSGLAKRYASALYSYAGDSGDLDGVIARIEALGRLIDESADLRSLLGSPLVDVNRARDAVLAVLDRQGFTRIERNFVGTVANNRRLGSLRSIISAFAVLVAEKRGEAVAVVESAHELTEVQEHQLRASLIEAGYGNVRIEKHVDPSLLGGLVVRIGTRLYDTSLKSRLQRLQYAMKGAA; this comes from the coding sequence GTGGCCTCGAATGGCGCAAATGAAAGCGGCGCGGCCGTAACCGGCATCCCGCAGCGGGAAGCGAAGCATGTGTCCGGCACCGCTGTGTCCGGCTTGGCGAAGCGTTATGCCTCCGCACTTTATTCTTATGCCGGGGACAGCGGCGATCTGGATGGCGTTATCGCCCGGATCGAGGCCCTTGGGCGGCTGATCGACGAAAGCGCCGATCTGCGCAGCCTGCTCGGCAGTCCTCTTGTCGATGTCAACCGTGCTCGGGATGCCGTTCTGGCCGTGCTCGACCGGCAGGGTTTTACCCGCATCGAACGCAATTTTGTCGGTACGGTGGCCAATAACCGCCGCCTCGGCTCACTGCGCTCCATTATCAGCGCCTTCGCGGTGCTGGTGGCAGAGAAGCGTGGTGAGGCCGTGGCCGTGGTCGAATCGGCCCATGAACTGACCGAGGTGCAGGAGCATCAGCTCCGCGCCAGCCTGATCGAAGCCGGTTACGGCAATGTGCGCATCGAAAAGCACGTGGACCCCAGCCTTCTGGGTGGTCTGGTCGTGCGGATCGGTACGCGCCTGTATGACACAAGCCTGAAATCCCGGCTGCAGCGCCTGCAGTACGCCATGAAGGGAGCCGCCTGA
- a CDS encoding primosomal protein N' — protein sequence MSSADRKRRLQVMLPYPFPGPFDYAVPPDLAPQPGDIVLVPLNRREEVGVVWDEATPPAGAASTQSSAGSGRHVPDHRLKPLLAVLDAPPLPAPLRRFIDWVAGYTLSPPGEVMAMALRINALRPERAVTGLQLVASPPEGIRLTEARRQVMALLADGTPMTSQAVREHLPEISSAVLRNMVSQGLLEQVPMVRPSRYGVPESAFTVPDLSADQAEVAESLREAVRAHTFSVTLLEGVTGSGKTEVYLEAIAEALTCGRQTLILLPEIALSTQWLDRFRRRFGVEPAIWHSDLSSLTRRQCWRAVTSGEAKVVVGARSALFLPFSNLGLVVVDEEHETAFKQEDGIIYHARDMAVVRARFEQAASLLVSATPSLETLANVESGRYRRLSLRARHGVARLPSVTAIDLRSHPPERNHFLSPPLVTAIRQAFERGEQAMLFLNRRGYAPLTLCRACGTRMQCPHCTAWLVEHRLRRQLICHHCGHEEPVHLSCPSCGAEHALTAIGPGVERITEEAATLFPGARVLVMASDTLPGPAAAAEAAGRVAAREVDLLIGTQIVAKGWNFPHLTCVGVVDADLGLGGGDLRASERTVQLLHQVAGRAGRAEAPGHVFLQSWNPDHPAIQALLNNDFAAFMEGESEIRRIGYWPPHGRLAALIVSADDAATADRLALDLARNAPDGDGIWVLGPAPAPLAVLRGRHRRRLLLRTRRTIAVQPILRRWLQEMTVPRGARIEIDVDPVSFL from the coding sequence ATGAGCAGTGCCGACCGGAAGAGACGTTTACAGGTCATGTTGCCCTATCCATTTCCGGGCCCGTTTGATTATGCGGTCCCGCCGGATCTGGCGCCGCAGCCGGGTGATATCGTGTTGGTGCCGCTCAATCGGCGGGAAGAAGTGGGCGTGGTCTGGGATGAGGCAACCCCTCCTGCCGGGGCGGCTTCCACACAATCATCCGCTGGCTCTGGCAGGCATGTCCCTGATCATCGTCTGAAGCCGCTACTGGCGGTGCTGGACGCGCCGCCTTTGCCTGCCCCTCTGCGTCGTTTCATCGATTGGGTCGCAGGCTATACGCTGTCTCCCCCCGGTGAGGTGATGGCGATGGCGCTGAGGATCAACGCGCTGCGTCCGGAACGGGCCGTAACAGGGTTGCAACTGGTAGCCTCCCCGCCGGAGGGGATCAGGCTGACCGAGGCGAGACGGCAGGTGATGGCCCTGCTCGCGGATGGCACCCCCATGACGTCACAGGCCGTGCGGGAGCATTTGCCTGAGATCAGCAGTGCCGTGCTGAGGAACATGGTCTCGCAGGGTTTGCTGGAACAGGTGCCGATGGTCCGGCCGAGCCGCTATGGAGTGCCGGAGTCTGCCTTCACAGTGCCGGATCTCTCGGCGGATCAGGCAGAGGTTGCGGAGTCTCTGCGGGAAGCGGTCAGGGCGCACACTTTCTCGGTGACGTTGCTGGAGGGGGTGACTGGCTCCGGCAAGACCGAGGTTTATCTGGAAGCCATTGCCGAGGCTCTCACCTGCGGTCGGCAGACCCTGATTCTGCTGCCGGAAATAGCGCTTTCCACCCAGTGGCTGGACCGTTTCCGTCGCCGTTTCGGTGTGGAGCCTGCCATCTGGCATTCCGATCTCAGCAGCCTGACGCGCCGTCAGTGCTGGCGGGCAGTGACATCCGGAGAGGCGAAGGTGGTGGTGGGCGCGCGCTCCGCCCTGTTTTTGCCCTTCTCCAATCTGGGGCTGGTGGTGGTGGATGAGGAGCATGAAACCGCCTTCAAGCAGGAGGATGGCATCATCTATCATGCGCGGGATATGGCGGTGGTGCGCGCGCGGTTCGAGCAGGCGGCCTCTCTGCTGGTTTCGGCAACGCCGAGTCTGGAGACTCTGGCGAATGTCGAGTCGGGGCGCTATCGCCGCCTGAGCCTGCGGGCGCGGCATGGGGTGGCGCGGTTGCCTTCGGTCACGGCAATCGATCTGCGCTCCCATCCGCCGGAGCGCAATCATTTCCTGTCCCCGCCTCTGGTGACGGCGATCAGGCAGGCGTTTGAGCGGGGGGAGCAAGCCATGCTGTTCCTGAACCGGCGCGGTTACGCCCCTCTTACTCTCTGCCGGGCCTGCGGGACGCGGATGCAGTGCCCGCATTGCACGGCCTGGCTGGTGGAACACCGTTTGCGCCGTCAGCTCATCTGTCATCATTGCGGGCATGAGGAGCCGGTGCACCTATCCTGCCCGTCCTGTGGCGCCGAACATGCTCTGACCGCGATCGGTCCGGGTGTGGAACGAATCACCGAGGAAGCCGCCACGTTATTCCCGGGGGCAAGGGTGCTGGTCATGGCCAGTGACACTTTGCCCGGGCCAGCCGCGGCGGCCGAGGCAGCCGGGCGGGTGGCGGCGCGGGAGGTTGATCTGCTGATCGGTACACAGATTGTCGCGAAAGGCTGGAATTTTCCCCATCTGACCTGTGTCGGGGTGGTGGATGCCGATCTCGGGCTTGGCGGCGGCGATCTGCGTGCCTCGGAACGCACCGTCCAGTTGCTGCATCAGGTTGCCGGGCGGGCCGGACGGGCAGAGGCGCCCGGGCATGTTTTTCTGCAAAGCTGGAATCCGGATCATCCGGCCATTCAGGCGCTTCTCAACAATGATTTCGCAGCGTTCATGGAGGGAGAATCGGAGATTCGGCGCATAGGGTACTGGCCGCCCCATGGCAGGCTGGCGGCCCTGATCGTCAGTGCCGACGATGCGGCCACAGCCGACCGGCTCGCGCTGGACCTTGCGCGCAATGCACCGGATGGTGACGGTATATGGGTTCTGGGGCCAGCTCCGGCGCCGCTCGCCGTGCTGCGCGGGCGTCATCGTCGCCGTTTGCTGCTGCGGACCCGTCGGACGATTGCGGTCCAACCCATCCTGCGCCGGTGGCTTCAGGAAATGACTGTGCCCCGTGGAGCACGCATTGAAATTGATGTCGATCCCGTGTCGTTTCTGTAA
- a CDS encoding tyrosine recombinase XerC: MMAEQARRDWIDWLRDEKRAAPLTCRAYGDDVAAFLGFLATHQGAEPDMAMLGRLGLSDFRAWLASEAVKGAGNATRARHLASIRSFFHFLRQRHALENSALPLLRTPKAKPPLPRALDQTQALAAARDIGEASENPFTQARDTALFALLYGCGLRLGEALGLMVGDSQHDTLRITGKGGRQRMVPVIPSVRTSLSDWLRFHPVPEASAPLFVGVRGARLNPGVAQRTLRQFRTLYNLPEHATPHALRHSFATHLLAAGADLRAIQDLLGHASLSTTQRYTQVDQAQLLAVWQKAHPRAG; this comes from the coding sequence ATGATGGCAGAACAGGCCAGACGCGACTGGATCGACTGGCTGCGGGATGAAAAGCGCGCAGCCCCCCTCACCTGCCGCGCCTACGGTGATGATGTCGCCGCATTTCTGGGCTTTCTGGCCACGCATCAAGGGGCCGAGCCAGATATGGCAATGCTTGGTCGGCTGGGTCTGTCTGATTTCCGGGCCTGGCTGGCTTCTGAGGCCGTGAAGGGAGCCGGAAATGCGACCAGAGCACGGCATCTGGCCTCAATCCGCAGTTTTTTCCACTTCCTGCGCCAGCGCCACGCCCTTGAGAACAGCGCGCTGCCCCTGCTGCGCACCCCGAAGGCCAAGCCTCCTTTGCCTCGGGCGCTTGATCAGACCCAGGCATTGGCGGCAGCCCGCGACATCGGGGAGGCCAGCGAAAACCCGTTCACACAGGCACGGGATACCGCGCTGTTCGCCCTTCTCTATGGCTGCGGCTTACGTCTGGGCGAGGCGCTGGGCCTGATGGTGGGGGACAGCCAACACGACACACTCCGCATCACGGGAAAAGGGGGGCGGCAGCGCATGGTGCCGGTCATCCCCTCGGTTCGAACATCCCTGTCCGACTGGCTGCGGTTTCATCCTGTCCCGGAAGCATCCGCTCCGCTTTTTGTCGGTGTGCGGGGAGCACGGCTCAATCCAGGCGTTGCGCAGAGAACCCTGCGGCAATTCCGTACCCTGTATAACCTGCCGGAACACGCAACCCCGCATGCCCTGCGGCACAGCTTTGCAACACATCTTCTGGCGGCCGGGGCAGATTTACGTGCCATTCAGGATCTGCTGGGCCATGCCAGCCTGTCCACTACTCAGCGCTACACCCAGGTGGATCAGGCCCAGTTACTGGCCGTCTGGCAGAAAGCGCATCCGCGGGCCGGATAA
- a CDS encoding SIMPL domain-containing protein, whose protein sequence is MKTLTSFLRKRAHLYPVAALLPVVLAAQPALADKKPPQVMATGRCTMVMTPDQASTSVTVAASGSDVNAVLGDATKRFNAFLEAVKALNLPDVKLSGSGVSVAPEYDYDHGKRILRNYRAQGALHIVTTSVARLAEVAPLAAKNRIDEVGAIDPGISHMTWQAAIRECLPKAAADAKERAAAMASGVGMTIGAPLMISDQVINAPSHAPMPMMRAMATAPDATANVPVTELRKVLAVSASFALVDPHEKSGEGSKEGSKQDDD, encoded by the coding sequence ATGAAGACTTTGACGTCTTTTCTACGCAAGAGAGCACATCTGTACCCTGTTGCGGCATTGCTTCCTGTTGTTCTGGCGGCCCAGCCCGCTCTGGCGGATAAAAAACCGCCGCAAGTAATGGCGACCGGGCGCTGTACCATGGTGATGACGCCGGATCAGGCCTCGACCTCCGTGACTGTTGCTGCCTCCGGCAGTGATGTGAATGCTGTGTTGGGTGATGCGACCAAGCGGTTCAATGCGTTTCTGGAGGCCGTGAAGGCTTTGAATCTGCCGGATGTGAAACTCAGCGGCAGCGGGGTCTCTGTTGCGCCGGAATATGATTATGATCACGGCAAGCGCATTTTGCGTAATTACCGTGCGCAGGGTGCGCTGCATATCGTGACCACGAGTGTCGCCCGTCTGGCCGAGGTTGCTCCTTTGGCAGCCAAAAACAGGATTGATGAGGTCGGGGCGATTGATCCTGGTATTTCCCATATGACATGGCAGGCCGCGATCAGGGAGTGTTTGCCCAAGGCGGCGGCTGATGCAAAGGAACGGGCGGCAGCAATGGCCTCTGGTGTTGGTATGACAATTGGGGCGCCTTTGATGATCAGCGATCAGGTCATCAACGCTCCCTCCCATGCGCCTATGCCCATGATGCGGGCTATGGCAACGGCTCCGGATGCTACGGCCAATGTTCCGGTGACTGAACTGCGCAAGGTACTGGCTGTGTCCGCTTCGTTTGCCCTTGTCGATCCGCATGAGAAATCGGGGGAAGGCAGCAAAGAAGGCAGCAAACAGGATGATGACTGA
- a CDS encoding pyridoxine 5'-phosphate synthase, whose translation MPDTDPGSHALRLGVNIDHVATIRNARGGTEPDPVRAALLALEAGADGITMHLREDRRHIRDADLTQVMAAIRAPLNLEMAATDEMVGIARHLRPHACCLVPERREEVTTEGGLDAAGHIVSLMPKIAALRDAGIRVSLFIDPDPRQLRAAVALGAPVVELHTGAYALEADASHELARLQGAASMARDLGLECHAGHGLTVDNVTPVAQLPGVRELNIGHALIAEAVFAGLGQAIRDMRLAMDRAIAA comes from the coding sequence ATGCCCGATACCGACCCTGGCTCCCATGCTTTGCGCCTTGGCGTCAATATCGATCACGTGGCCACGATCCGTAACGCGCGCGGCGGCACGGAGCCAGACCCGGTCCGTGCCGCACTGCTGGCATTGGAGGCCGGGGCAGACGGGATCACCATGCATCTGCGGGAAGATCGCCGTCATATCCGTGATGCCGATCTGACACAGGTGATGGCGGCGATCCGTGCTCCGCTCAATCTGGAAATGGCTGCGACGGATGAGATGGTCGGCATTGCCCGTCACCTGCGTCCCCATGCCTGCTGTCTGGTGCCGGAGCGGCGTGAGGAAGTGACAACGGAAGGTGGGCTGGATGCAGCCGGTCACATCGTCTCGCTGATGCCGAAAATCGCTGCGTTGCGTGATGCCGGCATCCGTGTGTCACTGTTCATTGATCCGGATCCGCGGCAGCTTCGTGCTGCGGTGGCGCTGGGTGCGCCGGTTGTGGAACTGCATACCGGGGCTTATGCGTTGGAGGCTGATGCATCCCATGAGCTGGCACGTTTGCAGGGGGCTGCATCAATGGCGCGTGATCTCGGGCTTGAATGCCATGCCGGTCACGGTCTGACGGTGGATAATGTTACGCCGGTCGCACAGCTTCCGGGGGTGAGGGAGTTGAATATCGGCCATGCCCTGATTGCTGAAGCCGTGTTTGCCGGTCTGGGGCAGGCCATCCGTGATATGCGTCTGGCGATGGATCGTGCCATCGCTGCATGA